The Cyclopterus lumpus isolate fCycLum1 chromosome 6, fCycLum1.pri, whole genome shotgun sequence genome contains a region encoding:
- the gabarapl2 gene encoding gamma-aminobutyric acid receptor-associated protein-like 2 codes for MKWMFKEDHSLEHRCVESAKIRNKYPDRVPVIVEKVSGSQIVDIDKRKYLVPSDITVAQFMWIIRKRIQLPSEKAIFLFVDKTVPQSSLTMGQLYDKEKDEDGFLYVAYSGENTFGSKAFYTTQG; via the exons ATGAAATGGATGTTTAAAGAGGACCATTCCCTCG AGCACCGATGTGTGGAGTCAGCCAAAATACGCAACAAATATCCCGACAGAGTACCG GTGATCGTGGAGAAGGTCTCCGGCTCACAGATAGTGGACATTGATAAGAGGAAGTACCTGGTGCCCTCTGACATCACAGTGGCCCAGTTCATGTGGATCATCAGGAAACGCATCCAGCTGCCTTCGGAGAAAGCCATCTTCCTCTTTGTCGACAAAACGGTGCCCCAGTCCAG TCTGACTATGGGCCAGCTGTACGACAAGGAGAAGGACGAGGACGGCTTCCTGTACGTGGCCTACAGCGGAGAGAACACCTTTGGTTCCAAGGCCTTTTATACAACACAGGgttaa